The Zingiber officinale cultivar Zhangliang chromosome 10A, Zo_v1.1, whole genome shotgun sequence genome contains a region encoding:
- the LOC122027644 gene encoding cullin-1-like isoform X1 translates to MSMHERKTIDLEQGWEFMQKGITKLKNILEGLPESQFSSEDYMMLYTTIYNMCTQKPPHDYSQQLYDKYRESFEEYITSMVLPSLRVKHDEFMLRELVKRWLNHKVMVRWLSRFFHYLDRYFITRRSLPPLNEVGLTCFRDLVYQEVKDKVKDAVISLIDREREGEQIDRALLKNVLDIFVEIGLGNMECYENDFEAHLLKDTAAYYSRKASNWILEDSCPDYMLKAEECLKREKDRVAHYLHSSSEQKLLEKVQHELLYVNASQLLEKEHSGCHGLLRDDKVDDLSRMYRLFCRIQRGLDPVSQIFKQHVTIEGTALVKQAEDSASNKKAEKRDVVGLQEQVFVRKVIELHDKYLAYVNDCFQNHSLFHKALKEAFEVFCNKGVAGSSSAELLATFCDNILKKGGSEKLSDEAIEETLEKVVKLLAYISDKDLFAEFYRKKLARRLLFDKSANDDHERSILTKLKQQCGGQFTSKMEGMVTDLTLARENQSGFEDYLNSNAHANPGIDLTVTVLTTGFWPSYKSFDLNLPVEMVKCVEVFREFYQTKTKHRKLTWIYSLGTCNINAKFEHKTIELIVTTYQAAALLLFNASDRLSYSEIMTQLNLTDDDVIRLLHSLSCAKYKILNKEPNTKTISSTDVFEFNNKFNDKMRRIKIPLPPVDEKKKVIEDVDKDRRYAIDASIVRIMKSRKVLGHQQLVMECVEQLGRMFKPDFKAIKKRIEDLITRDYLERDKDNPNIFRYLA, encoded by the exons ATGTCTATGCACGAGAGGAAGACGATCGATCTGGAGCAGGGATGGGAGTTCATGCAGAAGGGCATCACCAAGCTGAAGAACATATTGGAAGGGCTCCCGGAGTCGCAGTTCAGCTCGGAGGACTACATGATGCTCTATAC GACTATCTACAACATGTGCACCCAGAAACCCCCGCATGATTACTCGCAGCAGCTGTATGACAAATACCGCGAGTCATTTGAGGAATACATCACGTCGATG GTACTTCCTTCTTTGAGAGTGAAGCATGATGAATTTATGTTGAGGGAGCTAGTTAAGAGATGGCTAAATCATAAAGTTATGGTCAGGTGGCTTTCACGTTTCTTTCATTACCTTGATCGCTACTTTATCACACGGAGGTCACTTCCTCCACTAAATGAAGTTGGGCTTACCTGCTTCCGTGACCTG gtCTATCAGGAAGTCAAGGATAAAGTCAAAGATGCTGTCATCTCCTTG ATTGATCGAGAACGTGAGGGGGAACAAATTGATAGGGCTTTATTAAAGAATGTCTTGGACATTTTCGTTGAAATTGGATTGGGTAATATGGAGTGTTACGAAAATGACTTTGAAGCACATTTGCTTAAAGACACTGCTGCCTATTATTCTAGGAAAGCTTCAAACTGGATTCTAGAAGATTCATGCCCTGATTACATGTTAAAG GCAGAGGAGTGTTTAAAGCGTGAGAAGGACAGGGTTGCTCATTACCTGCACTCTAGCAGTGAACAGAAGTTGTTAGAG AAAGTGCAACATGAGCTACTATATGTCAATGCTAGCCAACTTCTCGAAAAAGAACATTCTGGATGTCATGGATTACTTCGAGATGATAAG GTGGATGATCTCTCGCGGATGTACAGACTCTTTTGTAGAATACAACGTGGCTTAGATCCTGTTTCTCAAATATTTAAGCAG CATGTGACTATTGAGGGCACTGCTCTAGTCAAACAGGCAGAAGACTCTGCAAGTAACAAAAAG GCTGAGAAAAGGGATGTTGTTGGCCTACAAGAGCAG GTTTTTGTTAGAAAAGTTATCGAACTACATGACAAGTACTTGGCATATGTGAATGATTGCTTCCAGAATCACTCCCTTTTTCACAAG GCACTCAAAGAGGCATTTGAGGTTTTCTGCAACAAGGGTGTTGCAGGAAGCTCAAGTGCTGAGTTATTGGCTACTTTTTGTGACAATATCCTTAAGAAAGGTGGAAGTGAAAAACTCAGTGATGAAGCAATCGAAGAGACACTTGAGAAG GTCGTAAAGTTGCTTGCTTATATTAGTGACAAAGATCTGTTTGCCGAGTTCTATAG GAAGAAGCTTGCTAGGAGGTTGCTCTTTGACAAAAGTGCCAATGATGACCATGAGAGGAGCATTTTGACAAAGCTGAAACAACAATGCGGAGGGCAGTTTACTTCAAAGATGGAGGGCATG gTTACAGATCTTACCCTTGCAAGGGAAAACCAATCTGGTTTTGAGGATTATCTCAACAGTAATGCTCATGCAAATCCAGGGATTGATCTTACTGTTACTGTTCTTACGACCGGATTCTGGCCAAGTTACAAATCATTTGATCTCAACCTTCCTGTCGAGATG GTTAAATGCGTGGAGGTCTTCAGAGAATTTTatcaaacaaaaactaaacaCAGAAAGCTTACTTGGATATATTCGTTAGGGACCTGTAACATCAATGCAAAATTTGAGCACAAAACCATTGAGCTTATTGTAACAACATATCAG GCTGCTGCTCTTCTTCTGTTTAATGCCTCTGATAGATTGAGCTATTCAGAGATCATGACTCAGCTTAACTTGACGGATGACGATGTAATCAGATTGCTCCACTCCCTTTCATGTGCCAAGTACAAAATTCTTAATAAGGAGCCAAATACCAAAACCATTTCTTCAACTGATGTATTTGAGTTTAATAACAAATTCAATGACAAAATGAGAAGGATCAAG ATACCTCTTCCTCCAGTGGATGAGAAGAAGAAAGTAATAGAAGATGTTGACAAGGACAGAAGATATGCCATTGATGCCTCCATTGTGCGCATTATGAAAAGCAGGAAAGTTCTAGGCCATCAACAGTTGGTGATGGAATGCGTTGAGCAACTTGGTCGTATGTTTAAG CCTGATTTCAAAGCAATTAAGAAGCGGATTGAAGATCTGATCACTAGGGATTACTTGGAGAGGGACAAGGACAACCCAAATATCTTCAGATATTTGGCCTGA
- the LOC122027644 gene encoding cullin-1-like isoform X2, whose protein sequence is MSMHERKTIDLEQGWEFMQKGITKLKNILEGLPESQFSSEDYMMLYTTIYNMCTQKPPHDYSQQLYDKYRESFEEYITSMVLPSLRVKHDEFMLRELVKRWLNHKVMVRWLSRFFHYLDRYFITRRSLPPLNEVGLTCFRDLVYQEVKDKVKDAVISLIDREREGEQIDRALLKNVLDIFVEIGLGNMECYENDFEAHLLKDTAAYYSRKASNWILEDSCPDYMLKAEECLKREKDRVAHYLHSSSEQKLLEKVQHELLYVNASQLLEKEHSGCHGLLRDDKVDDLSRMYRLFCRIQRGLDPVSQIFKQHVTIEGTALVKQAEDSASNKKAEKRDVVGLQEQVFVRKVIELHDKYLAYVNDCFQNHSLFHKALKEAFEVFCNKGVAGSSSAELLATFCDNILKKGGSEKLSDEAIEETLEKVVKLLAYISDKDLFAEFYRKKLARRLLFDKSANDDHERSILTKLKQQCGGQFTSKMEGMVTDLTLARENQSGFEDYLNSNAHANPGIDLTVTVLTTGFWPSYKSFDLNLPVEMVKCVEVFREFYQTKTKHRKLTWIYSLGTCNINAKFEHKTIELIVTTYQAAALLLFNASDRLSYSEIMTQLNLTDDDVIRLLHSLSCAKYKILNKEPNTKTISSTDVFEFNNKFNDKMRRIKIPLPPVDEKKKVIEDVDKDRRYAIDASIVRIMKSRKVLGHQQLVMECVEQLGRMFKIKTNRLTPIQIVRTIDITGTTSVTR, encoded by the exons ATGTCTATGCACGAGAGGAAGACGATCGATCTGGAGCAGGGATGGGAGTTCATGCAGAAGGGCATCACCAAGCTGAAGAACATATTGGAAGGGCTCCCGGAGTCGCAGTTCAGCTCGGAGGACTACATGATGCTCTATAC GACTATCTACAACATGTGCACCCAGAAACCCCCGCATGATTACTCGCAGCAGCTGTATGACAAATACCGCGAGTCATTTGAGGAATACATCACGTCGATG GTACTTCCTTCTTTGAGAGTGAAGCATGATGAATTTATGTTGAGGGAGCTAGTTAAGAGATGGCTAAATCATAAAGTTATGGTCAGGTGGCTTTCACGTTTCTTTCATTACCTTGATCGCTACTTTATCACACGGAGGTCACTTCCTCCACTAAATGAAGTTGGGCTTACCTGCTTCCGTGACCTG gtCTATCAGGAAGTCAAGGATAAAGTCAAAGATGCTGTCATCTCCTTG ATTGATCGAGAACGTGAGGGGGAACAAATTGATAGGGCTTTATTAAAGAATGTCTTGGACATTTTCGTTGAAATTGGATTGGGTAATATGGAGTGTTACGAAAATGACTTTGAAGCACATTTGCTTAAAGACACTGCTGCCTATTATTCTAGGAAAGCTTCAAACTGGATTCTAGAAGATTCATGCCCTGATTACATGTTAAAG GCAGAGGAGTGTTTAAAGCGTGAGAAGGACAGGGTTGCTCATTACCTGCACTCTAGCAGTGAACAGAAGTTGTTAGAG AAAGTGCAACATGAGCTACTATATGTCAATGCTAGCCAACTTCTCGAAAAAGAACATTCTGGATGTCATGGATTACTTCGAGATGATAAG GTGGATGATCTCTCGCGGATGTACAGACTCTTTTGTAGAATACAACGTGGCTTAGATCCTGTTTCTCAAATATTTAAGCAG CATGTGACTATTGAGGGCACTGCTCTAGTCAAACAGGCAGAAGACTCTGCAAGTAACAAAAAG GCTGAGAAAAGGGATGTTGTTGGCCTACAAGAGCAG GTTTTTGTTAGAAAAGTTATCGAACTACATGACAAGTACTTGGCATATGTGAATGATTGCTTCCAGAATCACTCCCTTTTTCACAAG GCACTCAAAGAGGCATTTGAGGTTTTCTGCAACAAGGGTGTTGCAGGAAGCTCAAGTGCTGAGTTATTGGCTACTTTTTGTGACAATATCCTTAAGAAAGGTGGAAGTGAAAAACTCAGTGATGAAGCAATCGAAGAGACACTTGAGAAG GTCGTAAAGTTGCTTGCTTATATTAGTGACAAAGATCTGTTTGCCGAGTTCTATAG GAAGAAGCTTGCTAGGAGGTTGCTCTTTGACAAAAGTGCCAATGATGACCATGAGAGGAGCATTTTGACAAAGCTGAAACAACAATGCGGAGGGCAGTTTACTTCAAAGATGGAGGGCATG gTTACAGATCTTACCCTTGCAAGGGAAAACCAATCTGGTTTTGAGGATTATCTCAACAGTAATGCTCATGCAAATCCAGGGATTGATCTTACTGTTACTGTTCTTACGACCGGATTCTGGCCAAGTTACAAATCATTTGATCTCAACCTTCCTGTCGAGATG GTTAAATGCGTGGAGGTCTTCAGAGAATTTTatcaaacaaaaactaaacaCAGAAAGCTTACTTGGATATATTCGTTAGGGACCTGTAACATCAATGCAAAATTTGAGCACAAAACCATTGAGCTTATTGTAACAACATATCAG GCTGCTGCTCTTCTTCTGTTTAATGCCTCTGATAGATTGAGCTATTCAGAGATCATGACTCAGCTTAACTTGACGGATGACGATGTAATCAGATTGCTCCACTCCCTTTCATGTGCCAAGTACAAAATTCTTAATAAGGAGCCAAATACCAAAACCATTTCTTCAACTGATGTATTTGAGTTTAATAACAAATTCAATGACAAAATGAGAAGGATCAAG ATACCTCTTCCTCCAGTGGATGAGAAGAAGAAAGTAATAGAAGATGTTGACAAGGACAGAAGATATGCCATTGATGCCTCCATTGTGCGCATTATGAAAAGCAGGAAAGTTCTAGGCCATCAACAGTTGGTGATGGAATGCGTTGAGCAACTTGGTCGTATGTTTAAG ATAAAGACGAACCGTCTTACTCCAATCCAAATTGTTCGAACCATTGACATCACGGGTACTACATCCGTCACAAGATAG